In Streptomyces asoensis, a single genomic region encodes these proteins:
- a CDS encoding amino acid deaminase/aldolase: MTARAADRARYDRATAHLDAPLALVDLDAFDANAEDLVRRAGGKPIRVASKSVRCRTLLERVLAKDGFAGIMSFTLAESLWLARSGFEDILLAYPSADRGAFAELAADPKLAAAVTVMVDDVAQLDLIDGARGEGREVIRVCLELDTSLKLLGGRLRVGALRSPLHSPAQVADVARAVSRRPGFRLVGIMAYEGHIAGVGDAVAGRPFRSRAIRLMQATARRELAERRAAVVRAVRAVVPDLEYVNGGGTGSVQHTAAEDAVTEIAAGSGLYVPRLFDNYTSFSGRPAALFAQPVVRRPGVGIVTVLGGGYPASGAAGPDRLPVPYLPEGLRYDPQEGPGEVQTPLLGSPADDLLIGDKVWFRHAKAGELCERFDVLHLVEGDAVTATVPTYRGEGLTFL; the protein is encoded by the coding sequence ATGACTGCGCGCGCCGCCGACCGGGCCCGTTACGACCGGGCCACCGCCCATCTCGACGCCCCTCTCGCCCTCGTGGACCTGGACGCCTTCGACGCGAACGCCGAGGATTTGGTCCGCCGGGCCGGCGGCAAGCCGATCCGCGTCGCCAGCAAGTCCGTCCGCTGCCGGACCCTGCTGGAGCGGGTCCTGGCCAAGGACGGCTTCGCCGGGATCATGTCGTTCACCCTCGCCGAGTCCCTGTGGCTGGCGCGCTCGGGGTTCGAGGACATCCTGCTGGCCTATCCCTCGGCCGACCGCGGCGCCTTCGCCGAGCTGGCGGCCGACCCCAAACTGGCCGCCGCCGTCACCGTCATGGTCGACGACGTCGCACAGCTGGACCTCATCGACGGCGCGCGCGGTGAGGGACGCGAAGTCATCCGGGTCTGCCTGGAGTTGGACACCTCGCTGAAGCTGCTCGGCGGGCGGCTGCGGGTGGGCGCCCTGCGCTCGCCGCTGCACTCCCCCGCGCAGGTCGCCGACGTGGCACGGGCGGTGTCCCGGCGGCCCGGTTTCCGGCTCGTGGGGATCATGGCCTACGAGGGGCACATCGCGGGCGTAGGCGACGCGGTCGCCGGCCGGCCCTTCCGGTCCCGGGCGATCCGGCTGATGCAGGCCACCGCCCGGCGTGAACTCGCCGAGCGCCGGGCCGCGGTGGTGCGCGCGGTGCGGGCCGTCGTACCGGACCTGGAGTACGTCAACGGCGGTGGCACGGGCAGTGTGCAGCACACCGCCGCGGAGGACGCGGTCACGGAGATCGCGGCCGGGTCGGGACTGTACGTGCCGCGGCTGTTCGACAACTACACGTCGTTCAGCGGCCGTCCGGCGGCCCTGTTCGCGCAGCCCGTCGTCCGGCGGCCGGGGGTGGGCATCGTGACCGTCCTCGGCGGCGGGTATCCGGCGTCCGGGGCGGCGGGGCCCGACCGGCTGCCGGTGCCCTACCTGCCGGAGGGACTGCGGTACGACCCCCAGGAGGGCCCGGGCGAGGTGCAGACGCCGCTGCTCGGTTCCCCGGCCGACGATCTGCTGATCGGCGACAAGGTGTGGTTCCGGCACGCCAAGGCCGGTGAGCTGTGCGAGCGGTTCGACGTGCTGCACCTCGTCGAGGGGGACGCGGTGACGGCGACCGTGCCGACCTACCGGGGCGAGGGGCTCACCTTCCTGTAG
- the mycP gene encoding type VII secretion-associated serine protease mycosin has product MSIRTSRTTRRAGLLCCLLAATVALVPPSTAYADGIRAKQWALEALHTQDAWRSTKGAGITVAVLDTGVEADHPDLAGNVLAGKDMVGFGAGPGDRAWARHGTAMAGIIAGHGHGYGNADGVLGIAPEAKILPVRVILEDGDPQRTKARNTRGNALAEGIRWAADQGADVINLSLGDDSASAHPEPAEDEAVQYALKKGSVVVASAGNGGEKGDHISYPAAYPGVIAATAVDRYGTRASFSTRRWYATVSAPGVDVVIADPDHKYYEGWGTSAASAFVSGAVALVKGAHPGLTPAQIKQLLEDTARNAPTGGRDDSRGFGFIDPAAAIKAAADLEPEGLRSAAYGERYFGAGPDKAKTDDDTSSGAGLLAGAAGGVLLAAAVVLWRGRRERTGHEPYQTP; this is encoded by the coding sequence ATGAGCATCCGTACGAGCCGTACGACCCGCAGGGCCGGGCTGCTGTGCTGTCTCCTCGCCGCCACCGTCGCCCTCGTGCCGCCCTCCACCGCGTACGCCGACGGCATCCGCGCCAAGCAGTGGGCCCTGGAGGCCCTGCACACCCAGGACGCCTGGCGGTCCACCAAGGGCGCCGGCATCACCGTCGCCGTGCTGGACACGGGTGTCGAGGCCGACCACCCCGACCTCGCGGGCAACGTGCTCGCCGGCAAGGACATGGTCGGCTTCGGCGCCGGGCCCGGCGACCGCGCGTGGGCCCGGCACGGCACCGCGATGGCCGGCATCATCGCGGGTCACGGCCACGGCTACGGCAACGCGGACGGAGTGCTCGGCATCGCACCCGAGGCGAAGATCCTGCCGGTCCGGGTGATCCTGGAGGACGGCGACCCCCAGCGCACCAAGGCCCGCAACACCCGCGGCAACGCCCTCGCCGAAGGCATCCGCTGGGCGGCCGACCAGGGCGCCGACGTCATCAACCTCTCCCTCGGCGACGACTCGGCCTCCGCCCACCCGGAACCCGCCGAGGACGAGGCCGTCCAGTACGCGCTGAAGAAGGGCTCGGTGGTCGTCGCCTCGGCGGGCAACGGCGGCGAGAAGGGCGACCACATCTCCTACCCGGCCGCCTACCCGGGCGTCATCGCCGCGACCGCGGTCGACCGCTACGGCACCCGCGCCTCCTTCTCCACCCGCCGCTGGTACGCGACGGTCAGCGCACCCGGCGTCGACGTCGTCATCGCCGACCCGGACCACAAGTACTACGAGGGCTGGGGGACGAGCGCGGCCTCCGCCTTCGTCTCGGGGGCCGTGGCGCTCGTCAAGGGCGCCCACCCGGGCCTGACACCGGCCCAGATCAAGCAGCTGCTCGAGGACACCGCCCGCAACGCCCCCACCGGCGGCCGCGACGACTCCCGCGGCTTCGGCTTCATCGACCCGGCCGCCGCGATCAAGGCCGCGGCGGATCTCGAACCCGAGGGCCTCCGGTCAGCGGCCTACGGCGAGCGCTACTTCGGCGCGGGGCCGGACAAGGCGAAGACGGACGACGACACGTCGAGCGGTGCGGGGCTGCTCGCGGGCGCCGCCGGGGGAGTCCTGCTGGCCGCGGCGGTCGTGCTGTGGCGGGGCCGCCGCGAGCGCACCGGGCACGAGCCCTACCAGACGCCCTGA
- a CDS encoding serine hydrolase, with protein MESSRARRGRARTSRRRPLLYTALTTVAVLGATAGGTVYVRAQAGPGPGAVSSSSVTPSASGAGSGEATVDSVAAPERDDDALLASALESVTVPDGAAVSVAVLDLDSGAAATYGDGAFDTASIVKVDILAALLLQAQDADRRLTAAEKTYATAMIENSDNDSASALWRIIGEAGGLDAANERLGLTGTTGGDGMLWGLTQTTAADQLTLLRQVFGDDSELSEASRAYVRGLMGQIAADQRWGVSAAADGSSWALKNGWLARSTTGLWDINSIGRVTAGGRDCLVAVLSNGNATQAAGISLVEQVARTAVPALLGDGEPSSTSAPATVSTSAPVSASAASEASAG; from the coding sequence ATGGAGTCCTCCAGAGCACGCCGCGGTCGCGCGCGCACCTCCCGGCGCCGCCCCCTGCTGTACACCGCGCTCACCACGGTCGCCGTCCTCGGCGCGACCGCGGGCGGCACCGTCTACGTGCGGGCCCAGGCGGGGCCGGGCCCGGGGGCCGTATCGTCGTCGTCCGTGACGCCGTCGGCGTCCGGAGCGGGGAGCGGGGAGGCGACGGTGGATTCGGTGGCGGCACCGGAGAGGGACGACGACGCGCTGCTGGCGTCCGCACTGGAGTCGGTGACGGTGCCCGACGGCGCGGCCGTGTCCGTGGCCGTGCTCGACCTGGACTCCGGCGCCGCGGCCACCTACGGCGACGGCGCCTTCGACACGGCGAGCATCGTCAAGGTGGACATCCTCGCGGCCCTGCTGCTCCAGGCGCAGGACGCGGACCGGCGTCTCACGGCGGCGGAGAAGACGTACGCCACGGCGATGATCGAGAACAGCGACAACGACTCCGCGTCGGCGCTGTGGCGGATCATCGGCGAGGCCGGCGGGCTCGACGCCGCGAACGAGCGGCTGGGGCTGACGGGCACCACGGGCGGTGACGGCATGCTGTGGGGGCTGACGCAGACCACGGCCGCCGACCAGCTGACCCTGCTGCGGCAGGTCTTCGGGGACGACTCGGAGCTGAGCGAGGCGTCGCGCGCGTACGTCCGGGGCCTGATGGGGCAGATCGCCGCGGATCAGCGCTGGGGGGTGTCGGCGGCGGCCGACGGGTCTTCGTGGGCGCTGAAGAACGGCTGGCTGGCCCGCAGCACGACAGGGCTGTGGGACATCAACAGCATCGGCCGGGTGACCGCCGGCGGGCGCGACTGCCTGGTGGCCGTGCTGTCGAACGGCAACGCGACGCAGGCGGCCGGCATCTCGCTGGTGGAGCAGGTGGCCCGGACGGCGGTCCCGGCGCTGCTGGGAGACGGCGAACCGTCGTCGACGTCCGCACCCGCGACTGTGTCCACGTCCGCGCCGGTATCCGCCTCAGCCGCCTCGGAAGCCTCCGCCGGATAG
- a CDS encoding SseB family protein: MANKNIPDPGFSDDDGSADPRLSAALSAWAEDRTAVGPVLAALEGARLLVPVVAVLGEVEEDENGLRREKTSDMAVPTLKAGARTALPAFTSTETLARWDPEARPVAVPLHQALRAAAHEKADTVVLDLAGPVTFELSGPALLALAEGRTSADPLADPAVVAAVRAAVAAEPAVLIAHLGPGQADGTLALVLDPAAVPAEAVRAVAGRLAADETLRARLVRGLDLAVLPAGTTPPGEPLYRKI, from the coding sequence GTGGCGAACAAGAACATCCCCGACCCCGGCTTCTCCGACGACGACGGCTCGGCCGACCCGAGGCTGAGCGCGGCGCTCTCCGCCTGGGCCGAGGACCGCACCGCCGTGGGCCCGGTCCTCGCCGCCCTCGAAGGAGCCCGGCTGCTCGTGCCGGTGGTCGCCGTGCTCGGCGAGGTCGAGGAGGACGAGAACGGGCTGCGCCGCGAGAAGACCAGCGACATGGCCGTCCCCACGCTGAAGGCCGGCGCCCGCACCGCGCTGCCCGCCTTCACCTCGACGGAGACCCTGGCCCGCTGGGACCCCGAGGCCCGTCCGGTCGCCGTCCCCCTGCACCAGGCGCTGCGCGCCGCCGCGCACGAGAAGGCGGACACGGTGGTCCTCGACCTGGCCGGACCGGTGACCTTCGAACTGAGCGGACCGGCCCTGCTGGCGCTCGCCGAGGGCCGTACGTCGGCCGACCCCCTCGCCGACCCGGCCGTGGTCGCGGCGGTACGGGCCGCGGTGGCCGCCGAACCGGCGGTGCTCATCGCGCACCTCGGGCCCGGGCAGGCCGACGGCACGCTCGCCCTCGTCCTCGACCCGGCCGCCGTCCCCGCCGAGGCCGTCCGGGCGGTGGCCGGGCGGCTGGCCGCCGACGAGACGCTGAGGGCCCGCCTGGTGCGCGGTCTCGACCTGGCAGTCCTGCCGGCCGGGACGACGCCTCCGGGCGAGCCCCTGTACAGAAAGATCTGA
- a CDS encoding DUF1844 domain-containing protein, producing the protein MSETSPAGPAGTPGNPDFDEMTRDIAEVPAVEVIVTVAVNLMSAAAVKLGLTEEGDKYKDLDEARKLIHALAGLLDGSATEISSFHAAPLRDGLKSLQLAFREASLVPDEPGQGPGEKYTGPIYG; encoded by the coding sequence ATGAGTGAGACCTCCCCCGCCGGCCCCGCCGGGACGCCCGGCAACCCCGACTTCGACGAGATGACCCGCGACATCGCGGAGGTCCCCGCGGTCGAGGTGATCGTGACGGTCGCCGTCAACCTGATGAGCGCAGCCGCCGTGAAGCTGGGGCTCACCGAGGAGGGCGACAAGTACAAGGACCTCGACGAGGCCCGCAAGCTGATCCACGCCCTCGCCGGTCTGCTGGACGGCAGCGCGACCGAGATCAGCTCCTTCCACGCGGCCCCGCTGCGCGACGGCCTGAAGTCGCTCCAGCTGGCCTTCCGCGAGGCCTCCCTCGTCCCGGACGAGCCGGGCCAGGGCCCGGGCGAGAAGTACACGGGCCCGATCTACGGCTGA
- the infC gene encoding translation initiation factor IF-3 yields the protein MWCYQGGSISTEPRINDRIRVPEVRLVGPSGEQVGIVPLAKALELAQEYDLDLVEVAASARPPVCKLMDYGKFKYESAMKAREARKNQAHTVIKEMKLRPKIDPHDYDTKKGHVVRFLKQGDKVKITIMFRGREQSRPELGYRLLQRLASDVEDLGFIESNPKQDGRNMIMVLGPHKKKTEAMAEARQAQEARKAEAKANPGRSQNAADADAVNAEGDVAAADAEAPAEASAEA from the coding sequence GTGTGGTGCTACCAAGGAGGATCCATCAGCACCGAGCCCCGCATCAACGACCGGATTCGCGTTCCCGAAGTGCGACTTGTCGGTCCCAGTGGCGAGCAGGTCGGCATCGTGCCGCTTGCCAAGGCCCTGGAGCTTGCGCAGGAGTACGACCTCGACCTGGTCGAGGTGGCGGCGAGCGCACGCCCGCCGGTCTGCAAGCTCATGGACTACGGGAAGTTCAAGTACGAGTCGGCCATGAAGGCCCGTGAGGCGCGCAAGAACCAGGCGCACACGGTCATCAAGGAAATGAAGCTCCGGCCGAAGATCGACCCGCACGACTACGACACCAAAAAGGGTCACGTCGTCCGGTTCCTCAAGCAGGGCGACAAGGTCAAGATCACGATCATGTTCCGTGGTCGCGAGCAGTCCCGGCCGGAGCTCGGCTACCGACTGCTTCAGCGTCTCGCGTCGGACGTCGAGGACCTCGGCTTCATCGAGTCGAACCCGAAGCAGGACGGCCGGAACATGATCATGGTTCTCGGCCCGCACAAGAAGAAGACCGAGGCCATGGCCGAGGCGCGCCAGGCGCAGGAGGCCCGCAAGGCCGAGGCGAAGGCCAACCCGGGTCGTTCGCAGAACGCCGCGGACGCCGACGCCGTGAACGCCGAGGGTGACGTGGCCGCGGCCGACGCCGAGGCCCCTGCCGAGGCTTCCGCCGAGGCGTGA
- the rpmI gene encoding 50S ribosomal protein L35: MPKNKSHSGASKRFKITGSGKVLRERAGKRHLLEHKSSRVTRRLTGNAEMAPGDAAKIKKLLGK; this comes from the coding sequence ATGCCGAAGAACAAGTCGCACAGCGGTGCCAGCAAGCGCTTCAAGATCACCGGCTCCGGCAAGGTGCTCCGTGAGCGCGCCGGCAAGCGCCACCTGCTCGAGCACAAGTCGTCCCGCGTGACGCGCCGCCTCACCGGCAACGCCGAGATGGCCCCGGGCGACGCCGCGAAGATCAAGAAGCTTCTCGGCAAGTGA
- the rplT gene encoding 50S ribosomal protein L20, whose amino-acid sequence MARVKRAVNAHKKRRAILEAASGYRGQRSRLYRKAKEQVTHSLVYNYNDRKKRKGDFRRLWIQRINAAARANGITYNRFIQGLNAANIEVDRKILAELAVNDATAFAALVEVAQKALPADVNAPKAA is encoded by the coding sequence GTGGCACGCGTCAAGCGGGCAGTCAACGCCCACAAGAAGCGCCGGGCGATCCTCGAGGCGGCCTCCGGCTACCGCGGTCAGCGTTCGCGCCTGTACCGCAAGGCCAAGGAGCAGGTCACCCACTCGCTGGTCTACAACTACAACGACCGCAAGAAGCGCAAGGGCGACTTCCGCCGGCTGTGGATCCAGCGCATCAACGCCGCTGCCCGCGCCAACGGCATCACCTACAACCGCTTCATCCAGGGTCTGAACGCCGCGAACATCGAGGTGGACCGCAAGATCCTCGCCGAGCTCGCCGTGAACGACGCCACCGCCTTCGCCGCGCTGGTCGAGGTCGCGCAGAAGGCCCTCCCGGCGGACGTGAACGCGCCCAAGGCCGCGTGA
- a CDS encoding TrmH family RNA methyltransferase — MSPASPELISSRSPRVAAARRLGRRNFRGKERLFLAEGPQAVREAAAHRSAGGATLVELFATTEAAERYADIIAGARAAGARVHLAAEQVIEDISTTVTPQGLVGVCRFLDTPFEEILAARPRLVAVLAHVRDPGNAGTVLRCADAAGADAVVLTDASVDVYNPKAVRASVGSLFHLPVAVGVPVEHAVAGLKDAGVRVLAADGAGDDDLDDELDNGTMGTPTAWVFGNEAWGLPEETRGLADAVVRVPIHGKAESLNLATAAAVCLYASARAQRASGGCRSVTES, encoded by the coding sequence ATGTCCCCCGCCAGCCCCGAGCTGATCTCCTCCCGTTCCCCCCGTGTCGCGGCCGCCCGTCGGCTCGGGCGGCGGAACTTCCGGGGCAAGGAGCGGCTGTTCCTCGCGGAGGGGCCGCAGGCCGTGCGGGAGGCGGCCGCCCACCGGTCCGCCGGCGGGGCGACCCTCGTGGAGCTGTTCGCCACCACCGAGGCGGCAGAGCGGTACGCCGACATCATCGCCGGGGCCCGGGCCGCCGGCGCCCGGGTGCACCTCGCCGCCGAGCAGGTCATCGAGGACATCTCCACCACCGTCACCCCGCAGGGGCTCGTCGGGGTCTGCCGGTTCCTGGACACGCCCTTCGAGGAGATCCTCGCCGCCCGCCCGCGGCTCGTCGCCGTGCTGGCCCATGTGCGCGACCCCGGCAACGCCGGCACCGTCCTGCGGTGCGCGGACGCCGCCGGCGCCGACGCCGTCGTCCTGACCGACGCCTCCGTCGACGTCTACAACCCCAAGGCCGTGCGCGCCTCCGTCGGCTCCCTCTTCCACCTGCCCGTGGCGGTCGGCGTCCCCGTCGAGCACGCCGTGGCCGGGCTCAAGGACGCCGGGGTCCGGGTCCTCGCCGCCGACGGCGCCGGGGACGACGACCTCGACGACGAGCTGGACAACGGCACGATGGGCACCCCCACGGCATGGGTCTTCGGCAACGAGGCCTGGGGCCTGCCCGAGGAGACGCGCGGCCTCGCGGACGCCGTCGTACGCGTCCCGATCCACGGGAAGGCCGAAAGCCTGAACCTCGCGACCGCCGCCGCCGTATGTCTCTACGCATCGGCCCGTGCACAGCGCGCCTCCGGAGGGTGCCGCTCCGTCACCGAGAGCTAG
- a CDS encoding ATP-binding protein gives MSVGTSGTRDAQAAPDGSAPPPAGDFTGLGIDPDDLPDGLVVADEQGLVVCFNAAARRITAVRAEDALGRRLDKALPLEDLEGRRWWQLTDPYGGLAIRVGQPERNLLLPGGREVLVSVRYVRSEPTGPVRRVVVSLRDTEARRRTERSHAELIATVAHELRSPLTSVKGFTATLLAKWSRFTDDQKRLMLETVDADADRVTRLIAELLDISRIDSGRLEVRRQPVDMGAAVGRHIQAYVAAGQPADRFLLRLEQPLPALWADPDKVDQVLSNLLENAVRHGEGTVTIDVTPAPSPREGEETGTSVTVSDEGAGIPEESMNRVFTRFWRGSKRGGTGLGLYIVKGIVEAHGGVITVGRAPGGGAEFRFTLPVSVPAYLV, from the coding sequence ATGAGCGTCGGCACGAGCGGTACACGGGATGCGCAGGCCGCACCCGACGGCTCCGCGCCCCCGCCGGCCGGTGATTTCACCGGCCTCGGCATCGACCCCGACGATCTGCCCGACGGGCTCGTGGTCGCCGACGAGCAGGGGCTCGTCGTCTGCTTCAACGCCGCCGCCCGGCGCATCACCGCCGTCCGCGCGGAGGACGCCCTCGGCCGGCGGCTCGACAAGGCCCTGCCGCTGGAGGACCTCGAAGGCCGCCGCTGGTGGCAGCTCACCGATCCCTACGGCGGCCTCGCCATCCGGGTCGGCCAGCCCGAGCGCAACCTGCTGCTGCCCGGCGGGCGCGAGGTGCTCGTCTCCGTGCGGTACGTCCGCAGCGAACCCACCGGACCCGTCCGCCGGGTCGTCGTCTCGCTCCGCGACACCGAGGCCCGCCGCCGCACCGAACGCAGCCACGCCGAACTGATCGCCACGGTCGCCCACGAGCTGCGCTCCCCCCTCACCTCGGTCAAGGGCTTCACCGCCACCCTGCTCGCCAAGTGGTCGCGGTTCACCGACGACCAGAAGCGGCTGATGCTGGAGACGGTCGACGCCGACGCGGACCGCGTCACCCGCCTCATCGCCGAGCTGCTCGACATCTCGCGCATCGACTCCGGGCGGCTGGAGGTGCGCCGCCAGCCCGTCGACATGGGCGCGGCCGTGGGACGCCACATCCAGGCGTACGTGGCCGCCGGACAGCCCGCCGACCGCTTCCTGCTGCGCCTCGAACAGCCGCTGCCCGCGCTGTGGGCCGACCCCGACAAGGTCGACCAGGTCCTCAGCAACCTGCTGGAAAATGCGGTGCGCCACGGCGAGGGAACCGTCACCATTGACGTCACGCCCGCCCCCTCTCCCCGCGAGGGGGAGGAGACCGGCACGTCGGTCACCGTCAGCGACGAGGGCGCAGGCATCCCGGAGGAGTCCATGAACCGCGTCTTCACCCGCTTCTGGCGGGGCAGCAAGCGTGGTGGTACCGGCCTCGGGCTGTACATCGTCAAAGGCATCGTGGAAGCCCACGGCGGCGTCATCACGGTCGGCCGCGCCCCGGGCGGCGGCGCCGAGTTCCGATTTACGTTGCCCGTGAGCGTTCCCGCGTATCTCGTCTGA
- the pheS gene encoding phenylalanine--tRNA ligase subunit alpha yields MSAPNKSYDPVEVEALKPEEIERMRDEALAAFAAADSLDALQEAKVAHTGGTSPLALANREIGALPPHAKAAAGKLVGQARGAVNKAFATRQEELEAERDQRVLVEEAVDVTLPYDRVPAGARHPLTTLSERIEDVFVAMGYEVAEGPQVEAEWFNFDALNIGPDHPARGEADTFFVQGPQGGTESGVVLRTHTSPVQIRSLLGRELPVYVICPGRVYRTDELDATHTPVFHQVELLAVDEGLTMADLKGTLDHMVQALFGEGMKTRLRPNFFPFTEPSAEMDMVCYVCRGESVGNPDRPCRTCSSEGWIELGGCGMVNPKVLAACGVDPEKYSGFAFGFGIERMLMFRHNVEDMRDMVEGDVRFTRPFGMEI; encoded by the coding sequence ATGTCGGCACCGAATAAGTCGTACGACCCGGTAGAGGTCGAGGCCCTGAAACCGGAAGAGATCGAGCGCATGCGGGACGAGGCGCTCGCCGCCTTCGCCGCCGCGGACTCGCTCGACGCGCTCCAGGAGGCCAAGGTCGCCCACACCGGCGGCACCTCCCCGCTGGCCCTCGCCAACCGCGAGATCGGCGCCCTGCCCCCGCACGCCAAGGCGGCCGCCGGCAAGCTGGTCGGCCAGGCCCGGGGCGCCGTGAACAAGGCCTTCGCCACGCGCCAGGAGGAGCTCGAGGCCGAGCGCGACCAGCGCGTGCTGGTCGAGGAGGCGGTGGACGTCACGCTGCCGTACGACCGTGTACCGGCCGGCGCCCGCCACCCGCTCACCACGCTCTCGGAGCGCATCGAGGACGTCTTCGTGGCCATGGGCTACGAGGTCGCCGAGGGCCCGCAGGTCGAGGCCGAGTGGTTCAACTTCGACGCCCTCAACATCGGCCCGGACCACCCGGCCCGCGGCGAGGCCGACACGTTCTTCGTGCAGGGCCCGCAGGGCGGCACCGAGTCCGGTGTCGTGCTGCGCACCCACACCTCGCCCGTCCAGATCCGTTCGCTGCTCGGCCGTGAGCTGCCGGTGTACGTGATCTGCCCCGGCCGTGTGTACCGCACCGACGAGCTGGACGCCACGCACACCCCGGTCTTCCACCAGGTCGAGCTGCTCGCCGTGGACGAGGGCCTGACCATGGCCGACCTCAAGGGCACCCTGGACCACATGGTCCAGGCGCTGTTCGGCGAGGGCATGAAGACGCGGCTGCGGCCGAACTTCTTCCCCTTCACCGAGCCGTCCGCCGAGATGGACATGGTGTGCTACGTGTGCCGCGGCGAGTCCGTCGGCAACCCCGACCGTCCCTGCCGCACCTGCTCCAGCGAGGGCTGGATCGAGCTCGGCGGCTGCGGCATGGTCAACCCCAAGGTGCTGGCCGCCTGCGGCGTCGACCCGGAGAAGTACAGCGGGTTCGCCTTCGGGTTCGGCATCGAGCGGATGCTGATGTTCCGCCACAACGTCGAAGACATGCGAGACATGGTCGAGGGTGACGTCCGGTTCACCCGGCCGTTCGGGATGGAGATCTGA